A single region of the Alosa alosa isolate M-15738 ecotype Scorff River chromosome 6, AALO_Geno_1.1, whole genome shotgun sequence genome encodes:
- the mapk8b gene encoding LOW QUALITY PROTEIN: mitogen-activated protein kinase 8 (The sequence of the model RefSeq protein was modified relative to this genomic sequence to represent the inferred CDS: inserted 1 base in 1 codon), translating into MNRNKREKEYYSIEVGDSTFTVLKRYQNLRPIGSGAQGIVCSAYDHNLERNVAIKKLSRPFQNQTHAKRAFRELVLMKCVNHKNIIGLLNVFTPQKTLEEFQDVYLVMELMDANLCQVIQMELDHERLSYLLYQMLCGIKHLHAAGIIHRDLKPSNIVVKSDCTLKILDXGLKRTAHRCSWFRHWSPFHYRSPHGLPGMGYQANVDIWAVGCIMAEMVRHKILFPGRDYIDQWNKVIEQLGTPSQEFMLKLNQSVRTYVENRPRYAGYSFEKLFPDVLFPADSEHNKLKASQARDLLSKMLVIDASKRISVDEALQHPYINVWYDPSEVEAPPPVITEKQLDEREHTVDEWKELIYKEVLDWEERTKNGVIRGQPPSLAQVQQ; encoded by the exons ATGAACAGGAACAAGCGGGAGAAGGAGTACTACAGCATCGAGGTGGGCGACTCCACCTTCACTGTGCTCAAACGCTACCAGAACCTCCGCCCCATCGGATCAGGAGCACAGGGCATCgtctg CTCGGCGTATGACCACAACCTGGAGCGCAATGTGGCCATTAAGAAGCTGAGCCGGCCCTTCCAGAACCAGACCCACGCCAAGCGCGCCTTCCGAGAGCTCGTCCTCATGAAGTGTGTCAACCACAAGAAC atcaTCGGCTTGTTAAACGTCTTTACACCTCAGAAGACACTTGAGGAATTTCAGGATGT gtACCTGGTGATGGAGCTGATGGATGCTAACCTGTGTCAGGTGATTCAGATGGAGCTGGACCACGAGCGCCTGTCCTACCTGCTCTACCAGATGCTGTGTGGAATCAAACACCTGCACGCAGCAGGCATCATTCACAGG gaTCTGAAGCCCAGTAATATCGTGGTAAAGTCGGACTGTACGCTGAAGATTCTGG CCGGTCTGAAGAGGACGGCCCACCGATGCTCATGGTTCCGGCATTGGTCACCCTTCCACTATCGGTCTCCTCATGGGCTACCAGG CATGGGCTACCAGGCCAACG TGGACATCTGGGCGGTGGGCTGCATCATGGCCGAAATGGTCCGCCACAAAATCCTCTTCCCAGGGAGGGACT ATATTGACCAATGGAATAAGGTGATTGAGCAGCTGGGCACGCCCTCTCAGGAGTTCATGCTGAAGCTCAACCAATCGGTGCGCACCTACGTGGAGAACCGCCCCCGCTACGCTGGCTACAGCTTTGAGAAGCTCTTCCCTGACGTGCTGTTCCCCGCCGACTCAGAACACAACAAACTgaaag CGAGCCAGGCCAGGGACCTGCTGTCCAAGATGCTGGTGATCGATGCCTCCAAGCGCATATCTGTGGATGAGGCCCTTCAGCACCCCTATATCAACGTGTGGTATGACCCGTCCGAGGTGGAAGCG CCCCCCCCTGTGATCACAGAGAAGCAACTGGATGAGCGAGAGCACACAGTGGATGAGTGGAAag agcTGATCTATAAGGAGGTGCTGGACTGGGAGGAGAGGACGAAAAATGGAGTCATCAGAGGACAGCCCCCCTCCCTAG caCAGGTGCAGCAGTGA